The genomic region TTGCGGCGTTGATGTTGACATTCAACTCGCGAATCGAGGCGAGGATATCGGCAAGCAGATGCGGGCGGTCGGTACCCTTCACCCTGATTCCGGCGGGATAACTGGCCTGGATCTTTCCTCCCCAATTCACGGTCAGCAAGCGGGCGGGATCGTCGGTCAACACGTTCGGGCAACCCTCACGGTGCACCGAAAGACCGCGCGAGCGAGTTATGTAGCCGATGATCTTGTCGCCGGGCAGTGGATTGCAGCACTTCGCAAAACGCGTAAGCATGTGCGACACATCGCCTATTCCCACGTCGACGTTGTCGCGGGACGTCGCTTTTCGCTGGACATCCGGCTGCTTCTGGATGCGCGGCGCCTCTTCTTCTCTCTCCTCGGGTTCCTCTTCGATTTTTTCATGAACCCTGAGCCAGTGCCTGATCTTGCTGCGGGCTCTGGAGGTCTGCACGAAATCGAGCCAATCGCGCCTTGGCGTCTGTTTCTTTGAGGTCATGATCTCGGTGACATCGCCCTGTTTGAGGCGATACCTGAGAGAAACCATTCGCCCGTTCACTTTCGCGGCGCGGCACGAGTTGCCGATATCGGTATGAATGGCATAAGCGAAATCGATCGGGGTCGATCCGGCGGGCAGTTCGATGACTTTTCCTTTTGGAGTGAAGACATACACCTCGCTGGAGAACAGATCGAGCTTGAGGTTCTCCATGAACTCTTTTGGATCCTTCAGGTCCTGGAGCCATTCGAGCAACTGCCTCAGCCATACCAGGCGTTCGTCAAAACGAGCCTCCGAGTCTGTCCCTCGCTTGTAAAGCCAATGAGCCGCAATCCCATTCTCCGCAATCCGATGCATGTCGGCCGTCCGGATCTGCACCTCGATGCGCTCGCCCTTCTGACCGAGCACCGTCGTGTGCAGCGACTGGTACATGTTCATCTTGGGCATCGCGATGTAATCCTTGAATCGACCCGGGACCGGCGTCCATAACGTGTGTACGATACCGAGGGCGCCGTAACATTCGCGCAAACTGGAGGTGATGATTCGAAGCGCCCGAAGATCGAAAATCTCGTCCAGATTCTTGCGCTGGTCCACCATTTTCCGATAAATGCTGTAGAAGTGCTTTGAACGGCCGGTCACTTCCGCTTTTATTCCCGCTCGCTTCAATTCATTGTTGAGGACCCGGCATAATTCCTGTATTTCGTTTTCGCGTTGGGCTTTTTTCTCCGCGATCTGTTGGGCCAGCTCATAGTATGTTTCCGGCTGCAGGTAATGCAGCGAGAGATCTTCGAGCTCAGAGCGGATTTTCGCTATGCCGAGCCGATGCGCCAGCGGAGCGTATATCTGCAGGGTCTCGGTCGATATGGACTGGATTTTGTCTTTCGGAAGGTACTTGAGCGTCTGCATGTTGTGCAGGCGGTCGGCAAGTTTTATCAGGATGATGCGGACATCCTTCGCCATTGCAATGAGCATTTTCCGGATATTTTCCGCCTGATGCTCCTCGCTGCTCTTGAATTTGATCCGGCCGATGTGAGTAACGCCCTCCACGAGGCGTGCTACCTCTTCGCCGAATTCCTCTTCGAGCTCCTCTTTGGTGTGGGGGGTATCTTCGAGCACATCATGAAGCAGCCCGGCTGCGATGGTGGTCGAATCGAGTCTGAGGGAAGTAAGTGTCTCGGCGACCTTGATGCAGTGGCTCATGAAAGGGTCGCCCGACAGCCGCATTTGTCCTTCGTGTGCTTTCGCGGCGTACGTATATGCCCGTTCGATCAGCTTGAGATCGTTTCTCCGGCTGAATTTTTTCGAATCTTTCAGAATTGCGGCGAGTTCGTTCATAGCGTGAAAATTTTACCCTTAATTGACTCCTGTCCCTATCATACACCTTCTGATTTCCACTGTCAAAGCGCCGGGAGGCGTCCGAGCGGAACGAAAAACCAGCTTTCAATCCTGCCGGTGCGGACGCACATCGCGCAAGGAAAGCTGAATGGAGGTTAGCCCTTTATACGTATTAAATTGGGGCGTGTAAATGATATCGAGCAGGGGACGTTCCTTGAGCGTATGCTCATACTGTTCCATCCTGAACCCTATAGCGGGAAGCACCTTTTTGCCTTGTCGGACTGCGAACTTCAGATGTTTACCACGAAGCACCTGAACCGAGCTGCCGGCGACCGAGACGCCCAAAGATGCAAACGCGGGGGTCGGATTGGCATTTCCGAAAGGCGCCAGGAGTTCGAGTTGCTCGATAAGGGCCGAAGAGATCTCGTCCAGCGCCAGCGTTGCATCCGCCCGCACGACCGGCCGTAGATCCTGCTCCATTAGCTTTCCTTTGCAGACCTGCTCGAAGGCGTCCCGGTACAGAGAGAATTTCGCCGCCTCGACGGTGAGGCCTGCGGCAAATCGGTGGCCTCCGAAGCCGACCAGATGTTGCTGACATTGGCGAAGCGCGTCGCACATGTGAAGATGGCGGATACTCCTGGCCGACCCTTTGCCGACTTGATCGCCCATCGCAATCAGAATGGCGGGTCGATGATATAGCTCCACGATCTTCGACGCGACTATGCCGATCACACCCGGATGCCATCGGCTGTCGGAAAGGACGATGGAAAAGTCGCGC from Candidatus Abyssobacteria bacterium SURF_5 harbors:
- a CDS encoding bifunctional (p)ppGpp synthetase/guanosine-3',5'-bis(diphosphate) 3'-pyrophosphohydrolase — encoded protein: MNELAAILKDSKKFSRRNDLKLIERAYTYAAKAHEGQMRLSGDPFMSHCIKVAETLTSLRLDSTTIAAGLLHDVLEDTPHTKEELEEEFGEEVARLVEGVTHIGRIKFKSSEEHQAENIRKMLIAMAKDVRIILIKLADRLHNMQTLKYLPKDKIQSISTETLQIYAPLAHRLGIAKIRSELEDLSLHYLQPETYYELAQQIAEKKAQRENEIQELCRVLNNELKRAGIKAEVTGRSKHFYSIYRKMVDQRKNLDEIFDLRALRIITSSLRECYGALGIVHTLWTPVPGRFKDYIAMPKMNMYQSLHTTVLGQKGERIEVQIRTADMHRIAENGIAAHWLYKRGTDSEARFDERLVWLRQLLEWLQDLKDPKEFMENLKLDLFSSEVYVFTPKGKVIELPAGSTPIDFAYAIHTDIGNSCRAAKVNGRMVSLRYRLKQGDVTEIMTSKKQTPRRDWLDFVQTSRARSKIRHWLRVHEKIEEEPEEREEEAPRIQKQPDVQRKATSRDNVDVGIGDVSHMLTRFAKCCNPLPGDKIIGYITRSRGLSVHREGCPNVLTDDPARLLTVNWGGKIQASYPAGIRVKGTDRPHLLADILASIRELNVNINAANAYIRKDGSAVCDFVIEVTDQSQLNSIIYTIRKVDGVYSVKRSAVAGGV